One genomic window of Cannabis sativa cultivar Pink pepper isolate KNU-18-1 chromosome 2, ASM2916894v1, whole genome shotgun sequence includes the following:
- the LOC115720004 gene encoding F-box protein PP2-B10, producing the protein MGTVMGIEMEGEAGKVGGGVGGGSEVEAVDYFYMLPEGCIAHIVSLTSPRDACRLCLVSSIFKSAAESDAVWERFLPPGYHSFIFDSDYHRRALTKKDIYFSLCDQPLLFDEGRKSFSLDKVSGKKCYMLSARVLSIVWGDTPRYWTWIPSPEARFGDVAELISVCWFEILGKIDIRMLSPSTLYTANFVFKSTRGAYGFEHQTLDAVVGLVGGQKSTRSVYLDDEAGQRRRRSQIVPRRMGLLFRNHRNMETEISTTRSDRDMDMDMDRDRDRNDEHNHPKVRGDGWMEVELGEFFYDGGQEGELEINLLEVKGGNWKGGLIVQGIEIRPKKDLA; encoded by the exons ATGGGAACTGTAATGGGAATCGAAATGGAAGGAGAAGCAGGAAAAGTCGGTGGCGGCGTCGGCGGTGGTAGCGAAGTTGAGGCGGTGGATTACTTTTACATGTTGCCGGAAGGCTGCATAGCGCATATTGTGTCGTTGACCAGTCCACGAGATGCTTGCCGACTGTGTTTGGTGtcgtccatattcaaatctGCCGCCGAATCCGACGCCGTTTGGGAGAGGTTTCTCCCACCGGGATACCATTCTTTCATTTTCGATTCTGATTATCATCGTCGTGCTCTGACGAAGAAGGATATCTACTTCTCTCTCTGTGATCAGCCTCTCCTCTTTGACGAGGGTAGAAAG AGTTTCTCACTGGACAAAGTGAGTGGGAAAAAATGTTACATGCTATCAGCAAGGGTACTCTCTATAGTTTGGGGTGACACTCCAAGGTATTGGACATGGATTCCATCCCCAGAGGCCAG ATTTGGAGATGTAGCTGAGCTTATTAGCGTTTGTTGGTTCGAAATTCTGGGCAAGATTGACATACGAATGCTGTCCCCATCTACATTGTACACTGCAAATTTCGTGTTCAAATCAACTAGGGGTGCTTATGGATTTGAACATCAAACACTTGATGCAGTAGTGGGACTTGTTGGTGGGCAAAAATCTACACGATCGGTGTATTTAGATGATGAAGCAGGGCAAAGGAGGCGTAGGAGTCAGATTGTGCCGCGGCGTATGGGGCTGCTTTTTAGAAACCACAGAAACATGGAAACTGAAATATCGACAACCAGATCAGATAGGGACATGGACATGGACATGGATAGGGATAGGGATCGTAATGATGAGCATAACCATCCAAAAGTGAGAGGAGATGGGTGGATGGAAGTGGAGCTTGGTGAGTTCTTCTACGATGGAGGACAAGAAGGAGAATTGGAAATTAATCTTTTGGAGGTGAAAGGTGGAAATTGGAAAGGTGGTCTCATTGTTCAAGGGATCGAAATCAGGCCAAAAAAGGATCTAGCTTAG